The following coding sequences are from one Eucalyptus grandis isolate ANBG69807.140 chromosome 11, ASM1654582v1, whole genome shotgun sequence window:
- the LOC104426527 gene encoding 40S ribosomal protein S23 yields MGKTRGMGAGRKLKSHRRRQRWADKSYKKSHLGNEWKKPFAGSSHAKGIVLEKIGIEAKQPNSAIRKCARVQLIKNGKKIAAFVPNDGCLNYIEENDEVLIAGFGRKGHAVGDIPGVRFKVVKVSGVSLLALFKEKKEKPRS; encoded by the exons GAAGACACGTGGTATGGGAGCTGGTCGCAAATTGAAGTCTCACAGGAGGAGGCAGAGATGGGCTGACAAGTCATACAAGAAATCCCATCTTGGCAATGAGTGGAAGAAGCCGTTTGCTGGGTCTTCTCATGCCAAGGGCATTGTCCTTGAGAAGAT AGGTATTGAGGCTAAGCAGCCTAACTCTGCCATTAGAAAATGTGCTAGAGTTCAGCTCATCAAAAATGGGAAGAAGATAGCTGCTTTCGTGCCCAATGATGGTTGTCTTAACTACATTGAGGAAAAT GATGAAGTTTTGATTGCTGGTTTTGGACGAAAGGGTCATGCTGTGGGAGATATTCCTGGTGTCAGGTTCAAGGTCGTGAAGGTCTCCGGTGTGTCCCTCCTTGCccttttcaaggaaaagaaggagaagccTCGATCTTAA